DNA from Halobaculum sp. XH14:
ACCAGTCCGGTACGGCAAAGCGCGCGTCGCTCACTTCCCGGCCGGCGGTCGGGTCGCCCTCCGTGTCCGACCGGCGGACGACGTACCTGATCGCCACGACGCCCGTGCCGCCGCGTTCGACGTGGTCGGTGCGGAGCAGTTCCAGGTCCTCGACGTCGACGCTGACGCCCGTCTCCTCCCGGAGTTCCCGGGCCGCGCCGACGGCCGGCGGCTCGTCGTACTCAATGTTGCCGCCCGGGATCCCCCAGGTCCCGAAGTCGGGCTCGGTCGCGCGCTCGACGAGGAGCACGCGCTCGCCGTCGGCGACCGCGACGCCGGCGACGGGCTTGCTGTTCTGCCAGACGACGCGGTCGCAGTCGGGACAGTGCCGGCGGTCGCGGTTCTCGACGCGCACCCGGTCGAGTTCCGTCCCGCAGACCGGACAGTGGTCCCCGGGGACCGTGATCACGAGTCGTCACCCGAGGCCCGGCGCATACCATCCCCTGACGGTCGGAGCGAGCGGCTCATCAGCGGTCCCGTCGGGTGCCGCCGCCGAAAAGGCTACTTCTTCAGGCCGCTCCCGGTGAGCGGCACGACCACGTCGTCCCCGCGGTCGAGGACCCCGCGGTCGCGGTACTCGGCCAGGGCCGCGGGCGCGACCGCCGACGTCGGCTCCACGTAGAAGCCCGCCGAACGCAACCGGTCGAGTTCGCGTTCGACGGGGCCGGAACCGAGCGCGATGGCGTCGCCGTCGGTGTCCTCGATGGCGTCCAGGATCTGCCCCTTCCGAACCGGGTCGTCGATCCGGATGCCGTCGGCCGCGTCGTTCTCGCCGGCGACCGCGTCGGTCCCGTGGAGTTCCGCCGCGATGGGTGCGTGACCCGCCGCCTGCGCGCCGAACAGCCGCGGCATCGAGTCGGTCCAGCCGGCGTCCCGCAGCGCCCGGAACCCGCGATACGCGCCGAGGAACAGCGTGCCGTGCCCGAGCGGGAGCACCACGGCGTCGGGGACTGCCCAGTCGCGCTGGAGCGCCGTCTCGTATGCGAACGTCGCGGTACCCGCGAAGAACGCGGGGTTCCAGGCGTGGCTGGCGTACCAGCCGTCGCCCGCTTCCACCGCCTCGATGCAGGCCTCGGTCGTCGCCCGCCGCGGCCCCTCGGTCTTCACCGGCCTCGCGCCCGCACGGCGGATGGCGCGCAGTTTCGCGTCGGTCACCGACGCCGGGACGTAGATGTCGGCGTCGATTCCGGCCCTCGCCGCGTAGGTGGCGATGGCGGCACCGGCGTTCCCCGAGGAGTCCTCGACGAGCGTGTCGACCCCGAGCGCGGCCGCGCGCGAGACGGTCACGGTCGCGCCGCGGTCCTTGAACGACCCCGACGGGAACACGTACTCCAGCTTGAATCCCGCGTCCCAGTCCGTGGCGTCGACGAGGGGGGTCATCCCTTCACCCAGCGTCGCCGCCGGCGACTCGGGGATGAACGCCGAGAAGGACCAGAGCCCGTCGCGGGCGTCGAACGACGCCGGGTCCGGCGCGGGGCCGTCGGGGAGCGGTCGGTCGGCGTACTCCAGCGGCTGGCCGCACTCGCAGCGCCAGCGGTCGGCGTACTCGGTGCCGCAGGCGGGACAGCGGAGCGGCGGAGCGGTCATGGCGGTGGCTCGTGTCGGAGCGAACCAGTAGGTGACGGTTCAGGCTCGGGCAGCCGAATCCGGCATTCGACGAGCGACCGAGTCGGTTCTCCGTGAACGAGGCGTGGCGAAGCCACGCCGAGCGACCGAGCGGCATTTTGCACGGACGGTGGTTGGGGGGTCCGGCCGCAGCGCGTCGACTCCGCCGACGCGCGAGGAGATGGCCCCGAAAGGAGGTTCCCGCGAGCGGTCCGTTCAGAACTGGTCGACGTCGGTCCCGACCGAGCAGACGTACTCGCCGGTCGCGACCTGGGGCAGGCGACGCGTCCGCCAGAACACGCCGTCGCTGTCGGCGGTGACGCGACCCTTGACGGTGCCGAACGGGTCGCTCACCTCGAACAGGCTGTCGCCCGACTCGACGCGCTCGCCCAGTTCCGCCTCGAAGGTGACCAGTCCCCCGGAGGGCGACCCGTACTGGTCGAAGCCGTGTGCGCGGGTCTGCTTCGAGAGGGACACGTCGCCGTCGAGGAAGCCGTAGAACCGGAGGACGCGGAACATCCCCTCGACGCCGCGCTGGATGCTGGACTCGTCCCAGCCGACCGCGCCGCCGAGTTCGGGGTCGATGGTGGGAATGCCCTCGTCGGGAGCGACGCGGGCGAGCTGGCCGTCCGGGCCCTTCTGGTCGAGGACGTGGCCGACGCCGAACGCCTTGGCGAGTTCGAGACACTCGCGGTGGAGGCCGTGGCGGGGGCCACACCGGACCCTGACCTCGTCGATCATCCGGCTGGTCGACCCCTGGTGGAGGTCGACGACGAGGTCCGCGCGCCCTGCGACCTCGAACGTCGCGGCGGCGATGCGCTCGGAGGAGGTCCCGTTCGCGTCGCCGGGGTACGCCCGGTTCATCTTCGTGTCGTCGATGGGGTTGCGGTGCTCGGCGACCTGGAACGCGTGGTAGTTGACGATGCCGACGACGAGGATCTCGCCCGCGAGTTCCGTCGGGTCGACCCCCGGCACGAACCGGTTGAGGACGCCGAGGCCGTTGAGTTCGTCGCCGTCGCTGACCGCCTGCACGTACAGCGTCTTGCCGTCCGCGGCGCCGTTGAGCACCGCGACGGGGAGCCCGACCGTCGAGCCGTCCCGGGTCTCGCCGACCTCGAGCCGGCCCGTGTCGAACTCCCCGGGGGCCGCGCTCGCGGTCCCGAGCGTGGTTGCCATTACACGCGTTCTCACACCGGCCCGCCTTGAGGGGTTCGGTCCGCGAACGGGGTCGCCCGAGGGAAGCCCACTCCGCGGGTCAGCCGCCCGCGTGATCCTGGCGTCGGGCAGTCCCGATCGACCGCCGGGATTCAAGCCGACGGCGACGCCAGTTCGACCCGATGGTCGACATCGACGACCGCGAGATGCGGCTCGACCGGTACCTCGAATCCGACGGCTACGACGCGGTCTGGTTCGCGCGCCCGAACGCGTTCGCCTGGGCGACCGGCGGGCGTAACTGGGTCGACGCGGCGGCGGACGTGGGCGACGCGGCGGTCGGCTACCTCGGTGACGGCGAGTGGACGGTCGTCACGAACAACATCGAGGCCGAACGCATCGCCGCCGAGGAGCTCCCCGCGGAGCTGTCGATGAGCGTCGCGGCCGACGACTGGTACGAGGCGGGGCTGGCCGACTCCGTCGCCGCCCGCTCGCCGACGCCCGCGGCCGCCGACTTCGACGTGCCCGGCCTCGACACGGTGAACTCCATGCGCCTTCGGCTCCGCCTCGCCGCGGAGGACCTCCGCCGGTACCGGGAACTCGGACGCGAGGCCGCGCTCGCGCTGGAAACCGTCTGCCGGGAACTCGAACCGGGAGACACCGAGCACGAGGTGGCCGCGGGGCTCCGCATCTCGCTCGCGTCACGGAACATCGACGCGCCGGTCGTCCTCGTCGGCGGCGGCGAGCGCGCACCCGAGTACCGGCACCCGACGCCGACCGACGCCGCGCTCGGCGACTACGCGGTCGTCATCGTCACCGCCCGGCGCGCGGGGCTCCACGCGTCGCTGACCCGGACGGTCGCGTTCGATCCGCCCGAGTGGTTGGCCGAGCGCCACGTCGCCGCCCAGCGCGTCGAGGCGAGTGCGCTGGCTGCGACCCGGGCGGCCGCACGGAGGGGGGGAACCGCCGGCGACGTGTTCGCGGAGATCCGGGACGCCTACGCCGACGAGGGGTTCGAGGGCGAGTGGCGGCGCCACCATCAGGGCGGCGCGACCGGCTACGCGGGGCGCGAGTGGTTCGCGTCCCCCGGAAGCGACGCGCCGGTCGTCCCCGGGGCGGCCTACGCCTGGAACCCCACGGTACGGGGGGCAAAGAGCGAGGACACCGCGTACGTGACCGCCGACGAAGTCGAGGTGCTGACCGACACGGGGCGCTGGCCCACGGACACGGTCGAGGTCGACGGCCTGACGCTCGAACGGCCCTCGGTGCTTGAACCGTAGCCGGACCGCGAGCGGCGTGGCAGCGTTCGAAGGGGTCCGTTTCGACCGGGAATCGCGTCCCCACGGCGCGAGGGGAAGCTTCATTGTGCCGTGGTGAACGTCTGTAAACATGTCGTGGTACGCAATCGACGCCATCGACGACTCCCTGGACGCCACGCGGGCGTTCCTGTTCCCGTTCTCGCTCGGGCGCTGGGCCCGGCTCGCCCTCATCACGCTGCTGATCGGCGGCGGCGGAGCAGGGGTACAGAACGTGTCCCAATCCGCGAACTCCGTCGGCCAGTTCGCCGGCTCCGGCACCGGGCCGGGAGGCCCGGGCGGCAGTTCCTTCGCGCTCGCGACGCTGTTCGGCGGCGCATCGCCGGGCGGCGGCCCGCTCGGAGCGAACGCGCTCGCGCAGGTCGGCCAGCCCGTCTCCGGCGCGTTACCGGCCGCGGTCGGCATCGTCGGACTGCTCGTCATCGCGGCGGTCGTGTTGCTGGCGATACTCGTCGCGATCGCCTCGCCGGTGCTCGAGTTCGTGTTCGTCCACGCCATCGCGCGGGACGAGGTGCGGATCCGCGGCCCGTTCAAGCGGCACTTCTGGAAGGGGATCCGGCTGCTGTTGTTCCGAATCGGACTCACGATCCTGTTCGCGCTCCCGTTCGTCATCGCGGGCGCGGTGTACTACTTCGGGTTCCACGGGACGCCCCCGCTCGGGCTCGGCCCGATCCTCGGCATCGTCTTCCTGGTAGTCCTCTGGTTCCTGCTGTTCGCGCTCGTGATGGGGTTCACGACCCAGTTCGTCGTCCCGGTCATGTACGTCGACGACTCGGGCGTGCTGGCAGGCTGGTCGGAGGTCTGGTCGCTGCTGGGCGGCGAGAAGGTCCAGACGGTCGTCTACCTGTTCATGCACCTGCTGGTGGGAATCGGCGTCGCGATCGTCCGCGGTCTGCTCACGCTGCTCGGACTGATCCCCGTCGGCATCATCTCGGTGATCGTCGGACTCGCTGCGGGGACGGTTGTCGGCGGGACGGTCGCGCCGGACCTCGGCATCGGCATCGGGTTCCTGGCGGGACTGGCCGTCGGGGTCCCGCTGTACTTCGTGTTCGTCTTCCTCCCGCTGAACGTGTTGACCCAGACGTACATCCGCACGTTCGAGCTAGCCTCCCTCGCCGGCTTCTCGTCCCGATACGACACGCTGGGTCGGTACCGGGACGGCTCGAGCGACGACGAAGGCGGATCGAACGACGACGGTGACGGGTCCGACGGCGACGGCGGAACCGCCGCCACCGGTCGGCCCGACGACGAGGACGACTTCGACGAGTTCGTCGCCGCCGAGGACCTCGTGGACGACGAGGGGGAGTCCGACGGCGTGCGGGATAGTGGAACGACCCCCGCTGCGTGAAGTCCGCTCGGTAGCTTTTTCCGCGGTCCGGCGGTCCCTCGACCCATGGGACTGGACGACGACGCACGGGAGTACCATCGCGAGGACCCGCCGGGGAAGATAGAGATCTCGACGACGAAACCGACGAACACGCAGCGTGACCTCTCACTGGCCTACTCGCCCGGCGTCGCCGCGCCGTGTCTCGACATCGCCGAGGATCCCGAGGCGGCCTACGAGTACACCGCCAAGGGGAACCTCGTCGGCGTCGTCTCCAACGGTTCTGCGGTGCTCGGCCTCGGCGACATCGGCGCGCAGGCCTCGAAACCCGTCATGGAGGGGAAGGGCGTCCTGTTCAAGCGCTTCGCCGACATCGACGTGTTCGACATCGAACTCGACCAGCAGGACCCCGAGGACATCATCACCTCCGTCGCGGCGATGGAGCCGACGTTCGGCGGCATCAACCTCGAAGACATCACCGCGCCCGAGTGCTTCGAGATCGAATCGCGCCTGCGCGAGGAGATGGACGTGCCCGTGTTCCACGACGACCAGCACGGCACCGCGATCATCTCCGGTGCCGCGCTCATCAACGCCGCCGACATCGCGGACAAGGCGCTCTCGGAGCTGAAGATCGTCTTCTCGGGCGCCGGCGCGTCGGCGATCGCGACCGCGCGGTTCTACGTCTCGCTCGGGGCCGACCCGGACAACGTCCTCATGTGTGACTCCTCGGGCATCATCACCGAGTCGCGCGCCGATGAGGTCAACGAGTTCAAGCGGGAGTTCGCCCGCGACGTCCCGGAGGGCGACCTCGCCACGGCGATGGAGGGCGCGGACGTGTTCGTCGGGCTCTCGGTGGGTGGCATCGTGGACGGGGAGATGGTGCGTTCGATGGCCGCGGACCCGATCATCTTCGCCATGGCGAACCCAGACCCGGAGATCGCCTACGAGGACGCGAAGGACGCACGCGAGGACACGGTCATCATGGCGACCGGCCGCTCGGACTACCCCAATCAGGTGAACAACGTGCTCGGCTTCCCGTTCATCTTCCGGGGCGCGCTCGACGCGCGGGCGACCGACATCAACGAGGAGATGAAACGCGCGGCCGCCGAGGCGCTCGCCGACCTCGCCCGACAGGACGTCCCCGACGCGGTCGTGAAGGCCTACGGCGACCAGCCGCTCCAGTTCGGCGCGGACTACGTCATCCCGAAGCCGCTCGACCCGCGCGTGCTGTTCCAGGTCGCCCCCGCCGTCGCGGAGGCGGCGATGGACTCGGGCGTCGCGCGGAGCGAACTCGACGCCGACGAGTACGCCGAGCGGCTCGAAGCGCGGCTGGGCAAGAGCCGCGAGATGATGCGCGTCGTGCTCAACAAGGCCCGGTCGGAGCCGAAACGCGTCGCGCTCGCGGAGGGGACCGACGAGAAGATGATCCGTGCGGCCTACCAGCTACGAGAGCAGGGCATCGCGGAGCCGGTGCTGCTCGGCGATCAGGATAGCATCGAGGCGACGACCGAGGAACTGGGGCTCGGGTTCGACCCCGAGGTCGTCGACCCCGACGCGGACGGGATGGCCGACCGCTACGCGGACCGCCTGCACGAACTCCGCAAGCGGAAGGGCATCACCCGAACCGAGGCGGGCGAACTCGTCCGCCGTGACACTAACTACTTCGGGAGCGTCATGGTCGAGGAGGGCGACGCGGACGCGCTCCTGACGGGGCTCACCCACCATTACCCGTCGGCGCTCCGCCCGCCGCTGCAGGTCATCGGCACCGCCGAGGACGCCGACTACGCGGCCGGCGTGTACATGCTGACGTTCAAGAACCGGGTCGTGTTCTGTGCGGACGCGACGGTGAACCAGGAGCCCGACGAGGAGGTACTCGCCGAGGTGACCAAACACACGGCCGAACTCGCGCGGAGCTTCAACGTGGAGCCGCGCGCGGCGATGCTCTCGTACTCGAACTTCGGCTCCGTCGAGAACGAGGGGACGGCGAAGCCGCGCCGCGCGGTCGATCTGCTCCACGGCGACGCCGCCGTCGACTTCCCCGTCGACGGCGAGATGCAGGCCGACACGGCAGTCGTCGAGGACATCCTCGAGGAGACGTACGACTTCTCGGAGCTCGACGGGCCGGCGAACGTGCTGGTGTTCCCGAACCTCGAAGCCGGGAACATCGGCTACAAGCTGCTCCAGCGGCTCGGCGGCGCGGAGGCGATCGGCCCGATGCTCGTCGGCATGGACAAGCCGGTCCACGTCCTCCAGCGCGGCGACGAAGTGAAGGACATCGTCAACCTCGCCGGCGTCGCCGTCGTCGACGCACAGAACGAGTAGGCCGGGCGTCGAACGCTCGGCCGGGCGGCCCCGGAAATTTATTTCATGATTTTTCGTTCTGAATCAGCAAGCGGCTGCCACGACGCCGGGAGAACCCCCTCACTGGTGGCCGATATCGGCGGACGAACATACCCAAGTATATAAGTCACCGTCCCACTACTTGCCACCCATGTCCGACAGTGACACGACGAGGCGACGGTTCCTGACCGCTGCGGGTTCGGCTGCCGCGGCAGTATCGCTCGCCGGCTGTTCCGAGGGCGGCGACACGACGCCGACGCCGGGCGACGACGGGACGCCCGAGCCGACCGCGACCGACTCGCCGGAGGGGACGCCGACCGAGCGCCCGGAGCCCGAGACCCGCGAGGGCTACCTCCAGCGGGCGAACCGACTGATCCACGACGAGGCACCGTGGGTGTTCCTCAACCGCCAGTACTCGGTGTACGGCCAGTCCACGGACATCGAGTGGTCGCCCCGGCGCGACGAGCGCGTGGCGGCGTACGCCATCTCGCCCGCGAACGACGATGGGGAGGACGTCGTGATGACCCAGTCCCAGATGGACTCGGGAGTCGACCCGCAGGATCACCGCGAGACGCCGACCGACAACATCGTCCTGCAGGCCTACGAGGGGCTCCTGGAGCGTGACGCCGAGGGTGCCATCGTCCAGAAGCTCGCGACCGACTACACCCGACTCGACGAGACGACCGTCCAGTTCACGGTTCGGGACGACGTCTCGTTCCACAGCGGCGACTCGCTGACGCCCGAGGACGTCTCGTTCTCGATCAACCGCATCGTCGACGACGAGGTCGGCATCGTCAGCCCCCAGTCCGACCAGCTCATCGGCGTCACCGGCGCCGAGGTCTCGAGCGAGAGCGACCGCACCGTCGACGTCTCGCTCAGCGGACTGAACCCGATCGTCTTCCAGTCGTTCGCCACGTACTGTGACGTCATGAACAGGTCGTGGGTCGAGGAGAACGAGAACGCCTACGTGAACCAGAACATGGACGGGACCGGCCCGTTCGCCATGACCAACTACGAGCAGGGCGTCGAGGTCTCCTTCGAGCGCTACGAGGACTACTGGGACGAGCCGGCGGCCATCTCGACGTTCACGATCAACTCCGCGGGCGAGTCGTCGACGCGCGTCAACCGGCTCATCAGCGGCGAGAGCGACATCGCGGTGAACGTCCCGCCCCAGGAGGTCTCCCGCGTCGACGGCAACGACGGCACGGCCGTCTCGGCGGTGCCGTCCACCCGCGTGCTGTTCAACGGGATGCGCTACGACCTGGAGCCGTTCAGCTCCCCCGAGTTCCGGCAGGCGATCAACTACGCGATCGACCTCGACTCGATCATCCAGAACGTCCTGCAGACGTTCGGCGACCCGACCGGTCAGCCGACCCTCGAGGGGTTCTTCGGCTACAACGGCGATCTGGACCCGTACCCACAGGACCAGGAGATGGCCGAACAGCTCATCGAGGAGTCCGGTCACGCCGGCGCGGAGATCGAACTCGTGACGCCCATCGGCCGCTACCTCCGCGACGTCGAGATCGCACAGGCCGTCGGCGGGCAGGTCGACGAGCTCTCGAACGTCAGCGCAACCGTGCGGCAGGTGGAGTTCTCCACGCTCGTCAGCCAGGTGACCACGGGCAACATCGAGGACAAGCCCCCGTGGTACCTGCTC
Protein-coding regions in this window:
- a CDS encoding NUDIX hydrolase, which gives rise to MITVPGDHCPVCGTELDRVRVENRDRRHCPDCDRVVWQNSKPVAGVAVADGERVLLVERATEPDFGTWGIPGGNIEYDEPPAVGAARELREETGVSVDVEDLELLRTDHVERGGTGVVAIRYVVRRSDTEGDPTAGREVSDARFAVPDWFVGTESGVAPLDGDLLWEASGHFD
- a CDS encoding M24 family metallopeptidase; the protein is MVDIDDREMRLDRYLESDGYDAVWFARPNAFAWATGGRNWVDAAADVGDAAVGYLGDGEWTVVTNNIEAERIAAEELPAELSMSVAADDWYEAGLADSVAARSPTPAAADFDVPGLDTVNSMRLRLRLAAEDLRRYRELGREAALALETVCRELEPGDTEHEVAAGLRISLASRNIDAPVVLVGGGERAPEYRHPTPTDAALGDYAVVIVTARRAGLHASLTRTVAFDPPEWLAERHVAAQRVEASALAATRAAARRGGTAGDVFAEIRDAYADEGFEGEWRRHHQGGATGYAGREWFASPGSDAPVVPGAAYAWNPTVRGAKSEDTAYVTADEVEVLTDTGRWPTDTVEVDGLTLERPSVLEP
- a CDS encoding pyridoxal-phosphate dependent enzyme; this translates as MTAPPLRCPACGTEYADRWRCECGQPLEYADRPLPDGPAPDPASFDARDGLWSFSAFIPESPAATLGEGMTPLVDATDWDAGFKLEYVFPSGSFKDRGATVTVSRAAALGVDTLVEDSSGNAGAAIATYAARAGIDADIYVPASVTDAKLRAIRRAGARPVKTEGPRRATTEACIEAVEAGDGWYASHAWNPAFFAGTATFAYETALQRDWAVPDAVVLPLGHGTLFLGAYRGFRALRDAGWTDSMPRLFGAQAAGHAPIAAELHGTDAVAGENDAADGIRIDDPVRKGQILDAIEDTDGDAIALGSGPVERELDRLRSAGFYVEPTSAVAPAALAEYRDRGVLDRGDDVVVPLTGSGLKK
- a CDS encoding ABC transporter substrate-binding protein — its product is MSDSDTTRRRFLTAAGSAAAAVSLAGCSEGGDTTPTPGDDGTPEPTATDSPEGTPTERPEPETREGYLQRANRLIHDEAPWVFLNRQYSVYGQSTDIEWSPRRDERVAAYAISPANDDGEDVVMTQSQMDSGVDPQDHRETPTDNIVLQAYEGLLERDAEGAIVQKLATDYTRLDETTVQFTVRDDVSFHSGDSLTPEDVSFSINRIVDDEVGIVSPQSDQLIGVTGAEVSSESDRTVDVSLSGLNPIVFQSFATYCDVMNRSWVEENENAYVNQNMDGTGPFAMTNYEQGVEVSFERYEDYWDEPAAISTFTINSAGESSTRVNRLISGESDIAVNVPPQEVSRVDGNDGTAVSAVPSTRVLFNGMRYDLEPFSSPEFRQAINYAIDLDSIIQNVLQTFGDPTGQPTLEGFFGYNGDLDPYPQDQEMAEQLIEESGHAGAEIELVTPIGRYLRDVEIAQAVGGQVDELSNVSATVRQVEFSTLVSQVTTGNIEDKPPWYLLGWGNATFDAIQTIQPLLASDGSLTSYSNEELDRLLEEAQSLPSESN
- a CDS encoding succinylglutamate desuccinylase/aspartoacylase family protein, which produces MATTLGTASAAPGEFDTGRLEVGETRDGSTVGLPVAVLNGAADGKTLYVQAVSDGDELNGLGVLNRFVPGVDPTELAGEILVVGIVNYHAFQVAEHRNPIDDTKMNRAYPGDANGTSSERIAAATFEVAGRADLVVDLHQGSTSRMIDEVRVRCGPRHGLHRECLELAKAFGVGHVLDQKGPDGQLARVAPDEGIPTIDPELGGAVGWDESSIQRGVEGMFRVLRFYGFLDGDVSLSKQTRAHGFDQYGSPSGGLVTFEAELGERVESGDSLFEVSDPFGTVKGRVTADSDGVFWRTRRLPQVATGEYVCSVGTDVDQF
- a CDS encoding DUF7544 domain-containing protein encodes the protein MSWYAIDAIDDSLDATRAFLFPFSLGRWARLALITLLIGGGGAGVQNVSQSANSVGQFAGSGTGPGGPGGSSFALATLFGGASPGGGPLGANALAQVGQPVSGALPAAVGIVGLLVIAAVVLLAILVAIASPVLEFVFVHAIARDEVRIRGPFKRHFWKGIRLLLFRIGLTILFALPFVIAGAVYYFGFHGTPPLGLGPILGIVFLVVLWFLLFALVMGFTTQFVVPVMYVDDSGVLAGWSEVWSLLGGEKVQTVVYLFMHLLVGIGVAIVRGLLTLLGLIPVGIISVIVGLAAGTVVGGTVAPDLGIGIGFLAGLAVGVPLYFVFVFLPLNVLTQTYIRTFELASLAGFSSRYDTLGRYRDGSSDDEGGSNDDGDGSDGDGGTAATGRPDDEDDFDEFVAAEDLVDDEGESDGVRDSGTTPAA
- a CDS encoding NADP-dependent malic enzyme; translated protein: MGLDDDAREYHREDPPGKIEISTTKPTNTQRDLSLAYSPGVAAPCLDIAEDPEAAYEYTAKGNLVGVVSNGSAVLGLGDIGAQASKPVMEGKGVLFKRFADIDVFDIELDQQDPEDIITSVAAMEPTFGGINLEDITAPECFEIESRLREEMDVPVFHDDQHGTAIISGAALINAADIADKALSELKIVFSGAGASAIATARFYVSLGADPDNVLMCDSSGIITESRADEVNEFKREFARDVPEGDLATAMEGADVFVGLSVGGIVDGEMVRSMAADPIIFAMANPDPEIAYEDAKDAREDTVIMATGRSDYPNQVNNVLGFPFIFRGALDARATDINEEMKRAAAEALADLARQDVPDAVVKAYGDQPLQFGADYVIPKPLDPRVLFQVAPAVAEAAMDSGVARSELDADEYAERLEARLGKSREMMRVVLNKARSEPKRVALAEGTDEKMIRAAYQLREQGIAEPVLLGDQDSIEATTEELGLGFDPEVVDPDADGMADRYADRLHELRKRKGITRTEAGELVRRDTNYFGSVMVEEGDADALLTGLTHHYPSALRPPLQVIGTAEDADYAAGVYMLTFKNRVVFCADATVNQEPDEEVLAEVTKHTAELARSFNVEPRAAMLSYSNFGSVENEGTAKPRRAVDLLHGDAAVDFPVDGEMQADTAVVEDILEETYDFSELDGPANVLVFPNLEAGNIGYKLLQRLGGAEAIGPMLVGMDKPVHVLQRGDEVKDIVNLAGVAVVDAQNE